In the genome of Oncorhynchus clarkii lewisi isolate Uvic-CL-2024 chromosome 4, UVic_Ocla_1.0, whole genome shotgun sequence, one region contains:
- the LOC139407800 gene encoding sodium-dependent multivitamin transporter-like: MGDVVQMHFSTPDYVIFALLLVASTCIGLFYALSGGRQRTTQEFLLADRSMSCLPVSLSLLATFQSAVAILGVPSEIYTYGTQYWFLGVSYFLGLLVPAHVFIPVFYRLRLTSAYEYLELRFNKTVRIMGTVTFIFQMVIYMGVVLYAPALALNAVTGFDLWGAVLAMGLVCTLYTTLGGLKAVIWTDVFQTIVMFAGQLAVIIVGAHQAGGMGEVWRKAINGSRIASLDLNPDPTERHTFWTLGMGGVFLMLALYGVNQAQVQRYLSSRTEREAVMSCYVVFPCQQVVLCLGCLMGLVMFARYGEDSPLDKGYVKTNDQMVLYFVMDVFRDLPGLPGLFVACLFSGALSTISSAFNSLATVTMEDLIKPYCPTMTEAKATLLSKGLAFAYGLVCLAMAYTASHMGSVLQAALSIFGMVGGPLLGLFCLGMFFPWANSTGAIVGLVAGLVMAFWIGIGHFVSRMAVPTTLPPIINGTAMPLPSNMTTAVMTTLITLITAKPKPTGVQALYNLSYLWYSAHNSTTVVIVGLIVSLLTGPMKEKDLTPGTVYPVLGNLLFFLPECYREILCCVTPLPQKPKAIDTHPYQMARKESNGVSHPKEEEKTEETEREKDEDEETATPQPSCRLAHTLQETAL; encoded by the exons ATGGGGGACGTAGTCCAGATGCACTTCTCCACGCCGGACTATGTGATCTTTGCCCTGCTGCTGGTGGCGTCCACGTGCATCGGCCTGTTCTACGCCCTGTCCGGCGGGCGCCAGCGCACCACGCAGGAGTTCCTATTGGCCGACCGTTCTATGAGCTGCCTGCCCGTGTCGCTCTCGCTGCTCGCCACCTTCCAGTCAGCCGTGGCCATCCTGGGAGTGCCCTCGGAGATCTACACCTACGGAACGCAGTACTGGTTCCTGGGAGTCTCCTACTTCCTGGGTCTGCTTGTCCCCGCCCACGTCTTCATACCTGTCTTCTACAGGCTCCGCCTCACCAGTGCTTATGAG TATTTGGAGCTGCGCTTCAATAAGACGGTTCGCATCATGGGCACCGTGACCTTTATCTTTCAGATG GTGATCTATATGGGAGTGGTCCTCTATGCACCAGCACTCGCACTCAATGCAG TGACTGGATTTGACCTCTGGGGGGCAGTGCTGGCCATGGGACTGGTGTGCACCCTGTACACAACATTA GGAGGGCTGAAGGCAGTCATCTGGACAGACGTGTTCCAGACCATTGTGATGTTTGCTGGCCAACTGGCGGTCATCATAGTGGGGGCCCACCAGGCAGGAGGCATGGGAGAGGTGTGGAGGAAAGCCATCAACGGCAGCCGCATCGCAAGTCTGGA CCTGAACCCTGACCCGACGGAGAGGCACACGTTCTGGACGCTGGGCATGGGCGGGGTGTTCCTCATGCTGGCGCTGTACGGGGTCAACCAGGCCCAGGTCCAGAGGTACCTCAGCTCCCGCACTGAGAGGGAGGCGGTCAT GTCGTGCTACGTGGTGTTTCCCTGCCAGCAGGTGGTGTTGTGTCTGGGCTGTCTGATGGGCCTGGTGATGTTTGCTCGCTACGGTGAGGATAGCCCACTGGATAAGGGTTACGTCAAAACCAACGACCAG ATGGTGCTGTACTTTGTGATGGATGTGTTCAGGGACCTGCCTGGCCTACCAGGGCTGTTTGTCGCCTGCCTGTTCAGCGGCGCTCTCAG TACCATCTCATCAGCGTTTAACTCCCTAGCGACGGTAACCATGGAGGACCTAATCAAGCCTTACTGCCCGACCATGACGGAGGCCAAAGCCACACTGCTCTCCAAAGGCCTGG CGTTTGCCTACGGGCTGGTGTGTCTGGCCATGGCCTACACCGCGTCTCACATGGGCTCAGTGCTGCAG gcagCATTAAGTATCTTTGGGATGGTGGGTGGTCCTCTCCTCGGTCTCTTCTGTCTGGGAATGTTCTTCCCCTGGGCTAACTCCACT GGTGCGATAGTAGGGTTGGTGGCAGGCCTGGTTATGGCTTTCTGGATTGGCATTGGGCATTTCGTGTCCCGTATGGCGGTGCCCACTACTCTGCCCCCCATCATCAACGGCACCGCTATGCCCCTCCCCAGCAACATGACCACTGCTGTCATGACCACCCTGATTACCTTGATCACCGCCAAACCAAA GCCTACGGGTGTGCAGGCCCTGTACAATCTATCCTATTTGTGGTACAGTGCCCACAACTCTACCACTGTGGTGATAGTGGGACTGATAGTCAGCCTGCTGACTGGTCCTATGAAGGAGAAGGACCTGACCCCAGGGACGGTGTACCCTGTCCTGGGCAACCTGCTCTTCTTCCTGCCTGAATGCTACAGGGAGATACTCTGCTGTGTCACCCCACTGCCACAGAAG CCCAAAGCTATCGACACGCATCCTTACCAGATGGCTCGGAAGGAGAGCAATGGAGTGTCCCATCccaaagaggaggagaagactgAGGAGACGGAGCGGGAGAAGGATGAGGACGAGGAGACCGCAACCCCTCAGCCTTCCTGCCGACTGGCTCACACGTTGCAGGAGACGGCCTTGTAg